One Methylobacterium sp. 77 DNA window includes the following coding sequences:
- a CDS encoding MdtA/MuxA family multidrug efflux RND transporter periplasmic adaptor subunit has translation MNEQSPIRTETAREFRPDTQVPTRRRSRAGTWLILLLLLAGAGAAGYKFYLAPKTGTENGADGAPARGKGARGRSGDMPQAVGIATVSSGEIPVVLSGLGTVTPLATVTIQSQISGYLMEIGFREGQTVKKGDFLAQIDPRIYEAQLAQYQGQLARDQALLQNSKLDLARFQRLSLQDSISKQNVDTQGALVKQNEGTVAIDQAQVDQQKLNIAYTRIISPVDGRVGLRQIDQGNYVTAASTNIVVVTQLHPISVVFTLPEDDVARVMRRLRSGAKLAVTAYDRGDANVLATGTLETVDNQIDTTTGTVKLRALFENKDESLFPNQFVNAKLTVDTVRDTPIVPTAAILRGTPGAYVYLLDGDDKVVVRPITPGEPDGARTAVTKGLAVGDRVVVDGTDRLRDGAKVRVTEGGKGQAAAPGEAAAPDGATATPAAGTPPESPPQKRERRSQRPAAQ, from the coding sequence ATGAACGAACAATCGCCCATCCGGACCGAAACGGCCCGGGAATTCAGACCGGATACCCAGGTGCCGACGCGCCGGCGTAGCCGTGCGGGCACATGGCTCATCCTGTTGCTTCTCCTCGCGGGGGCGGGAGCCGCCGGCTACAAATTCTATCTCGCGCCGAAGACCGGGACGGAGAACGGCGCGGATGGCGCGCCTGCGCGCGGCAAGGGTGCCCGCGGTCGCTCCGGCGACATGCCCCAGGCGGTCGGCATCGCCACGGTCTCGAGCGGCGAGATCCCGGTGGTGCTGTCAGGTCTCGGTACCGTGACGCCGCTCGCCACCGTGACCATCCAGTCGCAGATCAGCGGCTACCTTATGGAGATCGGTTTTCGCGAGGGCCAGACCGTCAAGAAGGGCGATTTCCTGGCCCAGATCGATCCTCGCATCTACGAGGCACAACTCGCCCAGTATCAGGGCCAGCTCGCCCGCGATCAGGCCTTGCTGCAGAACTCGAAGCTCGATCTCGCCCGCTTCCAGCGCCTCAGCCTGCAGGACTCGATCTCCAAGCAGAACGTGGACACGCAGGGCGCGCTGGTGAAGCAGAACGAGGGCACGGTCGCCATCGATCAGGCCCAGGTCGACCAGCAGAAGCTCAACATCGCCTACACGCGCATCATCTCGCCGGTGGACGGCCGCGTCGGCCTGCGCCAGATCGATCAGGGCAATTACGTCACCGCCGCCTCCACCAACATCGTGGTGGTGACGCAGCTGCATCCGATCTCGGTGGTGTTCACCCTGCCCGAAGACGATGTCGCGCGGGTGATGCGGCGCCTGCGCTCCGGCGCGAAACTCGCCGTGACCGCCTATGACCGGGGCGATGCCAACGTGCTCGCAACCGGCACCCTCGAGACGGTGGACAACCAGATCGACACCACCACCGGCACGGTGAAGCTGCGCGCGCTCTTCGAGAACAAGGACGAGAGCCTGTTCCCGAACCAGTTCGTCAATGCCAAGCTCACCGTGGACACGGTGCGCGACACTCCCATCGTCCCCACCGCCGCGATCCTGCGCGGGACGCCCGGCGCCTACGTCTACCTGCTCGACGGCGACGACAAGGTCGTGGTCCGCCCGATCACTCCGGGCGAGCCGGATGGCGCGCGCACCGCCGTCACCAAGGGGCTGGCGGTGGGCGACCGGGTCGTCGTCGACGGAACCGACCGCCTGCGCGACGGCGCCAAGGTCCGCGTCACCGAGGGCGGCAAGGGTCAGGCGGCGGCACCCGGAGAGGCCGCGGCACCGGACGGGGCGACGGCCACGCCCGCCGCCGGCACGCCCCCGGAAAGCCCCCCGCAGAAGCGCGAGCGCCGCAGCCAGCGGCCGGCCGCGCAGTGA
- a CDS encoding MdtB/MuxB family multidrug efflux RND transporter permease subunit has translation MNPSRIFILRPVATTLFMLAILLVGMVSYLNLPVSALPSVDYPTIQVQTFYPGASPEVMTSAVTAPLERQFGQLANLNQMTSQSSAGASVITLQFSLDLGLDIAEQQVQAAINAAGNLLPSDLPAPPVYAKVNPADAPILTLALSSKTMPLTEVRDLAETRLAQKISQVSGVGLVSMGGGQRPAVRVRFNSRALAAYGLNIDDLRTTITNLNVNTPKGTIDGPTQSYAINANDQIRDPKAYEQAIIAYKNGSAVRLSDVADVVNGPENTKLGAWMDETPAVILNIQRQPGANVIATVDKIKALLPQLQGTLPAAITVTPLTDRTTTIRASVHDVQVELALAIGLVVLVIFLFLRSLSATLIPSLSVPLSLIGALSIMDLYGFSLDNLSLMALTIATGFVVDDAIVVIENIARHVEEGDSPMEAALKGSREIGFTIISLTVSLIAVLIPLLFMGDVVGRLFHEFAITLAATIVISAVVSLTLVPMLCARLLKHAPEAKRREGAIARAGRRTMDGIIAGYGRLLRVVLNHQGLTLVVTLGTIALTAYLFVVIPKGFFPVQDTGVIQGVTQADQTVSYAEMADRQQQLARIVLKDPDVASLSSFIGVDGQNVTLNSGRFLINLKPHDARTTDASAIIRRLKEATLGVAGIRLYMQPVQDLTIDTAVSATQYQVILENPNLAEFETWVPRFVQALQRSPLLSDVASDLQGNGLAAYVTIDRPTAGRYGITPATVDNALYDAFGQRIVSTIFTQSNQYRVILEADPDLHKTLDSLNGIYLPSSTVASGQVPLSAVARISERRAPLLISHLGQFPATTVSFNLAEGAALGEAVKAIEAAREEINLPPSFRVVPQGSVFAFQSALSNQLFLVIAAIVTVYIVLGVLYESFVHPITILSTLPSAGIGALLGLMLYGMPLDIIGVIGIVLLIGIVKKNAIMMIDFALQAEREDGMAPRDAIYEACLLRFRPILMTTLAALFAAVPLILGTGVGSELRQPLGIVIAGGLIVSQVLTLFTTPVIYLAFDRLERRFTKRGGGGATAAEATP, from the coding sequence ATGAATCCCTCCCGCATCTTCATCCTGCGGCCGGTCGCGACCACGCTGTTCATGCTGGCGATCCTGCTCGTCGGCATGGTGTCGTACCTCAACCTGCCGGTCTCGGCCCTGCCCTCGGTGGATTACCCGACGATCCAGGTGCAGACCTTCTATCCCGGTGCCAGCCCGGAGGTGATGACCTCGGCGGTGACGGCGCCGCTGGAGCGGCAATTCGGCCAGCTCGCCAACCTCAACCAGATGACCTCGCAGAGCTCGGCGGGCGCCTCGGTCATCACGCTTCAGTTCAGCCTCGATCTCGGCCTCGACATCGCGGAGCAGCAGGTCCAGGCGGCGATCAACGCGGCCGGCAACCTGTTGCCCTCCGACCTGCCGGCGCCCCCGGTCTATGCCAAGGTCAACCCGGCCGACGCGCCGATCCTGACCCTGGCACTCAGTTCCAAGACGATGCCGCTCACCGAGGTGCGCGACCTCGCCGAAACGCGGCTCGCCCAGAAGATCAGCCAGGTTTCCGGCGTCGGCCTCGTCAGCATGGGCGGCGGCCAGCGCCCCGCCGTGCGCGTGCGCTTCAATTCCCGCGCGCTCGCCGCCTACGGCCTCAACATCGACGACCTTCGGACGACGATCACCAACCTCAACGTCAATACGCCGAAGGGCACGATCGACGGGCCGACCCAGTCCTACGCCATCAACGCCAACGACCAGATCCGTGATCCGAAGGCCTACGAGCAGGCGATCATCGCCTACAAGAACGGTTCGGCGGTGCGGCTCTCGGACGTCGCGGACGTCGTCAACGGCCCGGAGAACACCAAGCTCGGCGCCTGGATGGACGAGACGCCCGCCGTCATCCTCAACATCCAGCGCCAGCCCGGCGCCAACGTCATCGCCACCGTCGACAAGATCAAGGCGCTGCTGCCCCAGCTTCAGGGAACGCTGCCCGCGGCGATCACGGTGACGCCGCTCACCGACCGCACCACCACGATCCGCGCCTCCGTGCACGACGTGCAGGTGGAACTGGCGCTGGCCATCGGCCTCGTGGTGCTGGTGATTTTCCTGTTCCTGCGCAGCCTCTCGGCGACCCTGATCCCGAGCCTGTCGGTGCCGCTCTCGCTGATCGGCGCGCTCTCGATCATGGATCTCTACGGGTTCTCCCTCGACAACCTCTCCCTGATGGCGCTGACCATCGCCACCGGTTTCGTCGTCGACGATGCCATCGTCGTCATCGAGAACATCGCCCGCCACGTCGAGGAAGGCGATTCGCCGATGGAGGCGGCCCTGAAGGGCAGCCGCGAGATCGGCTTCACCATCATCTCGCTCACCGTCTCGCTCATCGCGGTGCTGATCCCGCTCCTGTTCATGGGCGACGTGGTGGGGCGCCTGTTCCACGAATTCGCGATCACGCTGGCCGCCACCATCGTGATCTCGGCGGTGGTCTCGCTCACCCTCGTGCCGATGCTGTGCGCGCGCCTGCTCAAGCACGCGCCGGAGGCGAAACGCCGCGAGGGCGCCATCGCCCGCGCCGGCCGCCGGACGATGGACGGCATCATCGCCGGCTACGGGCGCCTGCTACGGGTCGTCCTCAACCACCAGGGGCTGACGCTCGTCGTCACCCTCGGCACCATCGCGCTCACCGCCTACCTGTTCGTCGTCATCCCGAAGGGCTTCTTCCCGGTCCAGGATACCGGGGTGATCCAGGGCGTGACCCAGGCCGACCAGACCGTCTCCTATGCCGAGATGGCCGATCGCCAGCAGCAGCTCGCCCGGATCGTCCTGAAGGACCCGGACGTCGCGAGCCTGTCCTCGTTCATCGGCGTCGACGGGCAGAACGTGACGCTGAATTCCGGGCGCTTCCTCATCAACCTGAAACCGCATGACGCGCGCACCACCGACGCCAGCGCCATCATCCGCCGCCTCAAGGAAGCGACCCTCGGGGTCGCCGGCATCCGGCTCTACATGCAGCCGGTCCAGGACCTCACCATCGACACGGCCGTGAGCGCGACGCAGTACCAGGTGATCCTCGAGAACCCGAACCTTGCCGAGTTCGAGACCTGGGTGCCGCGCTTCGTCCAGGCGCTGCAGCGCTCGCCGCTTCTCTCCGACGTGGCGAGCGACCTCCAGGGCAACGGGCTGGCGGCCTACGTCACCATCGACCGGCCCACCGCCGGCCGCTACGGCATCACCCCGGCCACCGTGGACAACGCGCTCTACGACGCTTTCGGCCAGCGCATCGTCTCGACGATCTTCACCCAGTCGAACCAGTACCGGGTGATCCTCGAGGCCGATCCCGACCTGCACAAGACCCTCGACAGTCTGAACGGCATCTACCTGCCGTCCTCGACGGTGGCTTCGGGACAGGTGCCGCTCTCGGCGGTGGCGCGGATCAGCGAGCGCCGGGCGCCCCTGCTCATCAGCCATCTCGGCCAGTTCCCGGCCACCACCGTCTCGTTCAACCTCGCCGAAGGGGCGGCGCTCGGCGAGGCGGTGAAGGCGATCGAGGCGGCGCGCGAGGAGATCAACCTGCCGCCGAGCTTCCGCGTGGTGCCGCAGGGCTCGGTCTTCGCCTTCCAATCCGCGCTCTCGAACCAGCTCTTCCTGGTGATCGCGGCCATCGTCACCGTCTATATCGTGCTCGGCGTGCTCTACGAGAGCTTCGTCCACCCGATCACGATCCTCTCGACCCTGCCCTCGGCCGGGATCGGCGCGCTGCTCGGCCTGATGCTCTACGGCATGCCCCTCGACATCATCGGCGTCATCGGCATCGTCCTCCTCATCGGCATCGTGAAGAAGAACGCGATCATGATGATCGACTTCGCGCTCCAGGCCGAGCGCGAGGACGGGATGGCCCCGCGCGACGCGATCTACGAGGCCTGCCTCCTGCGCTTCCGCCCGATCCTGATGACGACGCTGGCCGCCCTGTTCGCGGCGGTGCCGCTCATCCTCGGCACCGGCGTCGGCTCCGAGCTGCGCCAGCCGCTGGGTATCGTCATCGCCGGCGGCCTCATCGTCTCCCAGGTGCTGACCCTGTTCACGACCCCGGTGATCTACCTGGCCTTCGACCGCCTGGAACGGCGGTTCACGAAGCGCGGCGGTGGCGGGGCGACGGCGGCGGAGGCGACGCCGTGA
- a CDS encoding efflux RND transporter permease subunit — protein sequence MNVSEPFIRRPVATTLLTIGVLLAGIFAFFKLPVAPLPQVDFPVILVQAQMAGASPETMATTVAAPLERRLGIIADVGEMTSTSSVGTVRIILLFGLNRDIDGAARDVQAAINAARADLPTALRSNPTYRKFNPADAPILILGLTSDTLSPGQLYDSAATVVQQKMSQLPGVGNVDIGGSSLPAVRVELDPTALNHYGIGLEGVRAALASANANSPKGAIETDTRHYQLYANDQGRVAADYRDIIVAYRNGAGVRLTDVGKVEDSVEDKRNLGLVNGKPGVILFIYKQPGSNVVDTIKALKAALPQVQAALPGDIDLTVTGDRSATIRASLAETEETLVIAVILVIVVVFAFLRSGRATLIPAVAVPISIIGTFSAMYLLDYSLDILSLMALIIATGFVVDDAIVVLENIQRHIELGKPRLEAALIGAREVGFTVISMSLSLIAVFLPILLMGGLVGRLFEEFAVTLSLAILISLVLSLTTTPMMCALLLKREGAHGSIEGKRPNLLIRALEGAFDGTLSAYERTLRVALNHRRLVLATLFATIGLNVYLYVIVPKGFFPEQDTGQMMGGIQADQRISFQAMKQKLEQATAIVQADPAVDSVVGFTGGRGTNSANVFVGLKPRGERASITDVMTRLRPKLAQVAGARLFLFPRQDLRMGGRQSFAQYQYTLQGDTADELYAAAPRLVDALQKNPVFADVTSDQQEGGLESRLVIDRATAYRYGITPDKIDNTLYDAFGQRQVSTIYNPLNQYHVVMEIAPRYLQSPDTLKTVFVSTSGGKARGSAVTNAVAGTVAGASATATTASSIATDSARNAASNAIAGGAGASSSAPVSSAKETMIPLSAFARVETGNAPVQVSHQGLFVATTISFNLAPGKSLSDATVAIQEAEAQLRLPATIHGEFAGAAKTFQASSSRQPLLILAALLAVYTILGILYESFVHPVTILSTLPSAGIGALLALLVSGTEFTIIALIAVFLLIGIVKKNAIMMIDVALDAERTRGASPKDAIFEACLLRFRPIMMTTLAALLGAAPLILAGGEGSELRRPLGIAIAGGLIVSQLLTLYTTPVVYLYLDRLRRRPKPVPDAALPVAGE from the coding sequence ATGAACGTTTCCGAACCCTTCATCCGGCGCCCGGTCGCCACGACGCTGCTCACCATCGGGGTGCTGCTGGCGGGGATCTTCGCGTTCTTCAAGCTGCCGGTGGCGCCGCTGCCCCAGGTCGACTTCCCCGTCATCCTGGTCCAGGCGCAGATGGCCGGGGCCTCGCCGGAAACCATGGCGACGACGGTGGCGGCCCCCCTCGAACGGCGTCTCGGCATCATCGCCGATGTCGGCGAGATGACCTCCACCAGTTCCGTCGGCACGGTGCGGATCATCCTGCTGTTCGGCCTCAACCGCGACATCGACGGGGCGGCCCGCGACGTCCAGGCGGCGATCAACGCCGCGCGCGCCGACCTGCCGACGGCCCTGCGGTCGAACCCGACCTATCGCAAGTTCAACCCGGCCGACGCGCCGATCCTGATCCTCGGGCTGACCTCGGACACCCTGTCGCCGGGCCAGCTCTACGATTCCGCCGCCACGGTGGTACAGCAGAAGATGTCCCAGCTCCCCGGAGTCGGGAACGTCGATATCGGCGGCTCGTCGCTCCCTGCGGTGCGGGTCGAGCTCGATCCCACCGCGCTCAACCATTACGGGATCGGCCTCGAAGGCGTGCGCGCGGCGCTCGCCTCGGCCAATGCCAACTCGCCCAAAGGGGCGATCGAGACCGATACCCGGCACTATCAGCTCTACGCCAACGACCAGGGCCGGGTGGCGGCCGATTACCGCGACATCATCGTGGCCTATCGCAACGGCGCGGGCGTGCGCCTCACCGATGTCGGCAAGGTCGAGGATTCGGTCGAGGACAAGCGCAACCTCGGCCTCGTCAACGGCAAGCCGGGCGTGATCCTGTTCATCTACAAGCAGCCCGGCTCCAACGTGGTCGATACGATCAAGGCGCTGAAGGCGGCGCTGCCGCAGGTCCAGGCGGCACTGCCGGGCGATATCGACCTCACCGTCACCGGCGACCGCAGCGCCACCATCCGCGCCTCGCTGGCCGAAACGGAGGAGACGCTGGTCATCGCGGTGATCCTCGTGATCGTCGTGGTGTTCGCCTTCCTGCGCTCAGGCCGGGCGACCCTGATCCCGGCGGTGGCCGTGCCGATCTCGATCATCGGTACCTTCTCGGCCATGTATCTCCTCGATTACAGCCTCGATATCCTGTCGCTGATGGCCCTCATCATCGCCACCGGCTTCGTGGTCGACGACGCCATCGTCGTCCTCGAGAACATCCAGCGCCATATCGAGCTCGGCAAGCCGAGGCTGGAGGCCGCCCTCATCGGGGCCAGGGAGGTCGGTTTCACCGTCATCTCCATGAGCCTGTCGCTGATCGCGGTGTTCCTGCCGATCCTGCTGATGGGCGGCCTCGTCGGCCGCCTGTTCGAGGAATTCGCCGTGACCCTGTCGCTGGCGATCCTGATCTCCCTCGTGCTTTCGCTCACCACCACGCCGATGATGTGCGCCCTCCTGCTCAAGCGGGAGGGCGCGCATGGGAGCATTGAGGGAAAGCGTCCCAATCTTCTCATCCGCGCGCTGGAAGGCGCCTTCGACGGCACCCTCAGCGCCTACGAACGCACGTTGAGGGTAGCCCTGAACCATCGCCGGCTCGTCCTCGCCACGCTGTTCGCGACGATCGGGCTCAACGTCTATCTCTACGTCATCGTCCCCAAGGGCTTCTTTCCCGAGCAGGATACCGGGCAGATGATGGGCGGCATCCAGGCCGACCAGCGCATCTCGTTCCAGGCGATGAAGCAGAAGCTGGAACAGGCCACCGCCATCGTTCAGGCCGATCCGGCAGTGGACAGCGTCGTCGGCTTCACGGGAGGGCGCGGCACCAACTCGGCCAACGTCTTCGTCGGACTGAAGCCACGGGGCGAGCGGGCCTCGATCACCGATGTGATGACACGCCTGCGCCCGAAGCTCGCTCAGGTGGCCGGGGCCCGGCTGTTCCTGTTCCCGCGCCAGGACCTGCGCATGGGCGGGCGCCAGAGCTTCGCGCAGTACCAGTACACCCTGCAGGGCGACACGGCCGACGAGCTCTATGCCGCCGCGCCGAGGCTCGTCGATGCGCTGCAGAAGAACCCGGTCTTCGCCGACGTCACCTCCGACCAGCAGGAGGGCGGGCTCGAGAGCCGCCTCGTCATCGACCGGGCCACGGCCTACCGCTACGGCATCACGCCGGACAAGATCGACAACACCCTCTACGACGCCTTCGGCCAGCGGCAGGTCTCGACGATCTACAACCCGCTCAACCAGTACCACGTCGTGATGGAGATCGCGCCGCGCTACCTGCAGAGCCCCGACACGCTGAAGACGGTCTTCGTCTCGACCTCAGGCGGCAAGGCACGCGGTTCGGCGGTCACCAACGCGGTAGCCGGCACCGTGGCCGGCGCGTCGGCGACGGCGACCACGGCCTCGTCGATCGCCACCGATTCCGCCCGCAATGCCGCCTCCAATGCCATCGCGGGCGGGGCCGGGGCCTCGTCGAGCGCGCCGGTGTCGAGCGCGAAGGAGACGATGATCCCGCTCTCGGCCTTCGCGCGGGTCGAGACCGGCAACGCGCCGGTGCAGGTGAGCCATCAGGGCCTGTTCGTGGCCACCACGATCTCGTTCAACCTGGCGCCCGGCAAGAGCCTGTCGGACGCCACCGTCGCCATCCAGGAAGCGGAGGCGCAGTTGCGCCTGCCGGCCACCATCCACGGCGAATTCGCGGGCGCCGCCAAGACCTTCCAGGCCTCGTCCTCGCGCCAGCCGCTGCTGATCCTGGCGGCGCTGCTCGCCGTCTACACCATCCTCGGAATCCTCTACGAGAGCTTCGTCCACCCGGTGACGATCCTCTCGACCCTGCCCTCGGCCGGCATCGGCGCGCTGCTGGCGCTGCTCGTCTCGGGCACGGAATTCACCATCATCGCGCTCATCGCGGTGTTCCTGCTCATCGGCATCGTCAAGAAGAACGCGATCATGATGATCGACGTGGCGCTGGACGCCGAGCGCACGCGCGGGGCCTCGCCGAAGGACGCGATCTTCGAGGCCTGCCTCTTGCGCTTCCGGCCGATCATGATGACAACGCTGGCGGCCCTGCTCGGCGCCGCTCCTCTCATCCTCGCCGGCGGCGAAGGGTCGGAACTGCGCCGCCCGCTGGGCATCGCCATTGCCGGCGGCCTGATCGTGAGCCAGCTCCTGACC